The DNA sequence gtccatctggtccagtgtatcattaaAAGTCATGGTctccttgttgattttcagtttagataatctgtccattgctgtaagtggggtgttgaagtcccctactattatggtcttatcaatgagtttctttatatttgtgattagtCGATTTATATGTTTCAGTTctccacatttggagcataaatgttacAAGTCTTCTTGGTGAATAGACTCCTAAGTATGATATAATGCCCATCCTCATCTCtcattacagtttttattttaaagtctagattttctgatataagtatggctactccagctttcttttggtgaccattagcatgatagatgattctccatccttttactttcaatttgaaggtgtctttaggtctaaagtggatctcttgtaaacagcatatagatgggtcttgttttcttatccattttgttactatatgtcttttgattggaacatttagtccattgatgtttagagtgagtactgaaataTATGGGCTTATTGCCATTATGattcttgtagagttggagtttctggtggtgttctctgttccttcctagTTTATGttgattttggtctttttttccttcattttcccccttattgagcccttaaaatttcttgcagggctggtttagtggttactaactcctttaatttttttttcatctgagaaacttcttatttttccttctattttgaatgacaaactttctggataaagaattcttggctgcatatttttcctattcagcacattgaatatatcctgacattcctttctggcctgccaagtttctgtggatagcaaacctgatctgtcttcctttgtagactaaggatattttttcccttgctactttcatgattctttccttgcctggatattttgtgaatttgaatatgatatgccttgttgatggtcaatttttgttgaatcttgtggGAGTCCtgtgtgcttcctggattttgaggtctgtgtctttccccaagTCAGGAAAGTTTTCTACTATtgtttgctcacataacccttctacctctatttctttctcttcatcttttgggaTCCCTATCATTctgatgttcctttttaatgagtcactaatttctcttattcttatatcatgctcttttgctttaCTCTCACTCTTTTGCTTTATTCTCCCCCTTTTTTCCTGcctcattattctccataagtttatCCTTTatatcactgatttgctgctctgcctcatccatccttgccatcgTGGTATCCACTCAAGATTGCTCCTCagatatagcattttttatttaatcctgactggcttttacttcttttatatcTATAGAGAGAGATAATCTATTTTcgaccccagctagtattcttatcatTGTGTTTCTATATTCTGGTTCCGACaccttgcttgtatctgtgttggttaagtctctggctgaggtttcttcctgctcttccttttggggtgaatttttttgtttcatcattttggaggaagaaaaggaattaatagggtaaaaatatttttaattaaaaaaattgaaaatgacacacacacacacacacacacacacacacagaaaaatcaaataagtgatgctagatcctaggtgtgttttggtctggttgctGAAAGGAGTTCgcttgattagagaaaaaagggaggaaatttaacattaaacaatttaaaacaagACCCACCCCcacacaaatgaaataaataatgctagaccctaggtgtgttttggtctggttattgaaaagagcttgattgattagagaagaaaggaaaaaaattaaaattaaagaataaggaacaacacacacacacacacacacacacacacacacgcacaatcaAATAAGTGATGGTAGGTCCTAGGTGTGTTTTagtctggttattgaaaggagcttgattgattagagaaaaaggaaaacagaaaagaaaagggaaaaagaaacaaaacaaaaccaacaaaaaacaaaaaagtttgaaaatttgagaaaattaatatgATGAAATAGAATAAGTTGAAATGATGggagtaaaatagaatttaaaaaatttacacaaaagtaaaacatttagtcaaaaaatagaaaggaaaatatttttaataaaaattgaaaataaaaataacttttattatctttatatattcaagtaaaagtaaagaaaccaaaaagaaaggaaacaaaaagaaaaaagaaaattgaatagacGGGCtagtgaacagactgaaatacgaTTGATATTACATCGTTTTCCCCTAGAGAGATTTGTGGTATTCCTAAAGAGAGAGGTTGGCTCAGTTGGgcagggcttagtgtaatggctctgttctccaatagatggcgctgcttagcttactgctGTGGATTCTTGTGGTTCCTGTAGGTGTGTATGAGCATGTGCAGGTGGGGtgaaaatgcatgtattttcCTGTATCATCAGATATCCAGGCTAGTATAAGAACTCTGTGCTCTTCTCACCAGGAATCATTCATTGGTCctctgtctttggttttggtcCATTCCCCACTTTTGCACCGTCTGTAACCACACCATCAGGTTTCCAGGCGGCCTCTCactcctgagttttatctgaaATGTGGCTGTATTttccaacccctcacttctgagacACTGAGATTTGACCTGCtcagatcctctgggggagggtctcaccaaATAATGGCTGGGTGCCGGTTGCACCCAGGAATGCTAGCCAGACCTTGTTGCTGCCAATATCTAGAGACTTGTGGCTGGATACCAGtctgccccagaaaaagttcatgcaATCTTGTGGCAGCAGCATTTCTGGGATTATGGAAAATCTCACGTGGCCTGGGGACCTCCCAGACCCACTCTGCTCCTGGGAATTTGCCCTTAcaaccagagcaccaccaggtatttgagctgtggagtttcagctctgtgctccccttgtttatagagtcttaatggaatttaaaccctatcctttctccctttttagttcagtccctttggctgtttccaccttttttccactttctctccagctgctttttttGGGGATGCTTTTCCTATACTCTCcccccatctccatcctctctctgcaagcCTAAACAGCTCTCTgccctctgtgtctcctttcttccctagTTCACCTCTCTCTGCGGCATACCAGCTGAGTTCTGTGGTACAGGTTGGGCAGGTTGTTgcgttaatcctcaaatcagttttctaggtgtgcaggatggtttagtgttaaTCTGGCTGTATTCCAGGTATgcaagacagaaaaaagacttcCCTGTGGTTCCACCATCTTGACTTCTCTTCTTAATAAGTATTTATATCCATAAAGTAAGACAGTATTTTGTCCCTTTTAGTGTAGTGGTGCTCACCTGTTTAGGAATTTTACCATCAGATTATTTCAAGTGTCTGGTATTTTCCCCAGTTCTTTTCTGATGCTCACTTTCCCCACCCCTTTTGTCCCCTGTCCCTGTTCCTTGCCCCTTCAGCTTTCTGCCTCAGTCCTGACTCATGCTTGGACCCTCTCCAGGTCATCTTCTCCTGCCACCTTGTCTCAGTCCCCCATTTCAGACTAAACTCTTGATTCTGCTGTCTTGATCACAGTAGGACTTGTGTAATAGGGACCCCTGCTGGCTGGGACCTCCTACCTTCTGCTCCATGGGAGGGGATTAGGGTATGCATCTCAGGTTCCAGATCATTCCCACCTGAGTGGCTACACACCATGTGTCAGGGAATAGGGTTTGGTGGGATAAGAAGGGGTACTTGAGCTGGCAGACCTATCCCATGTGTGCCCACATTGCTATTTCTCCTCCTTACCAGTCCCTGTCCTCATCCCATGGTCTGACTACCCAGTTCCTGGCTTTGGAATAACGTGTTCCAATTATGGGGATCTCATGTTTCTTGGTGGCACTGCCACAGTGGTGTGCTTTTAACATGGGACTCAGGGTTGTGTTCCTCCCCGCTAAAGCTCTGTGGAATGGAGTAGCACTGCTGATGCCCAGCCCAGATTCCCTTGTATTGGCACCCCCAACCTCTGCCTCATGCCCAAGCTGTGTGCTCCCTTCTTACAGGTCTTAGCCAGCTTCCTTCAGAGAAGGAAGTCTGTCCTTGGGCACTGAGCGGCTTTGCCCAGAAGCTTTGACAGCACAGGAGTCTGGGAGATAACATAGCCCAGGGCAGCCACAGGGAGGGACTGAGGGCAGGAAAGGAAAGCCCAGATCCCTGGCCTGCCTCTAGGAGGGATTCTCCTAGGAATGAGGGACTCCCCAGAGAATGAGACTGAGGCTGGGACTGTGCAGAATCCCTCCCCGTCTTGATTCCCATTCTCTGATTATTCCTTCCTGGGAACACTTTTAAAATAGGTTACTTGCAaggatgcctcagtggctcagtcagctgagtgtctgacttcagctcaagtcatgttcttatggttcaagagtttgaaccccacatcaggctctgtgctggcagctcagagcctggagtctgctttggattctctgtctccctctctctctgcctcttctttgctcatgctgtgtctctctccctctctttctcaaaaataaagaaacacttaaaaaattaaaaaaaaacccaataaaataaaataagttgctTGCACAGGAATCTTCATTCCAAGGTCTGCTTCTGGAGATAAACTACAAACAGGGGGTGCCACAGGCTTATGGAGAGCCCTGAGAAAGCTCCGCTTTGGGAGGCAACCTGTGGCCTATTGTAGCTTCCTGCTGCCTCTAGAAGCAGCATGGTGACCTGACATTCCACCAAATCCTGTCTCCCTGGAACCTGAGGGAGAAGATCTGGGACATGTTCTGTGCTAGTGTCCTGGGTTCAGGCACAGTGCTGGGAAGGATATTTGGGCTTACCTTTGGGTTTCAGAACCAACCCTGTACAAAGAATGTCATGTAGGAAAATTGCCCAGCCTGCCTTTCTGCTTACTTTCATAGTTCTCTACTCCACATTGCTGATCCTGGTGGTGGTAGATAATCTCTACCTCCCTGGAGCTCAGGGAGGCAGCCAGTGGCCTCCTGGTTAAGGCTATGATAGACTGTGACATTTTAAGCATGGTATGGACCAACCCCTAGCCATTTAGTCCTGCTTTTCCTGACAAACTGTGGACTTGAGCCTGACCCCACCAATGATGGCTCCTGGGTAACTGGTTACTCGCAGACCTTGGCAATACAGGGATTCACTGGGGTGACCTGATACATAGAGAGCTGTCCATTAGCCACTCACAGCCCTTCCTGGTCCTCATTTTCTTCTGGCTGGGGACCTTATCCTTTTACTGTATGACAGTCGCACCCTCTACTTACTTTAGAATCCCTGCTAGCCTGGTCCACAGCCACCACGGGTCCTGGCTATGCCCACCTGCTTGCTTCTAGAACTCCAAACACATGTGTTGCTTCTTGGAGATGCGTCCAGTTGGGGGTGGTGGAGCAGATTCAATCTTAGGAGCTGGGCATCTCTCTTCCCTGGACCCTGCCTGGGCTTACTTGGCTGTAAGTACTGCCCCCAGAAGCCTCAGAAGGAGGCAGGCCCCTCTTATTGGTGGAGGTGCCAGAGAAGCTCTGGCAATATCTAGATTTCTGGGGCTTCAGGGCGATCCCATGCAAGACTTCTGCTCTTGGGTTCTAAATGTTGGAGCCTGAGTCTTCATAAATATGGACCTTCAGGATGCCTCTAGACTCATTCACATAAAGTCTTGGTCCAGCTAACGCAGATCCAGAAACTCAGGTCCGAGACTTGATAGTAGATGATATTTCAAGCTTTGTGAGTCCCTTCTCTGTTGCTGGTGTTTTTGCAAcaacctttttaaaatagaaaaccctCTTAGCTCCCATGCATACCAAATGAATATGAATTTTTCCCAGGGGCCATAGTTCCCAGCCCCTGTGACCCCTAGGCCAACAACCGAGTAGGGAGAGATGAGGGCAGGGCACTGAGGAGGAAAGAGGGTAGGTGTTTTGCCAGTGAAAAGTAAACTGCTCAGAAGAAAGCTGGTCATCAGatttcacaaatataaactcTAATTTCttcaagccaaaaaaaaaaaagatacctagaAAGATTTAAGAGTTTATATTCCCATGCCTTGCCTTCCTTTCCccatcattaaatttttttttatgtcttttattttattttgagagacagagacagagagtgagtgaggggaggggcagagagagagggggacacagaatcagaagcaggctccaggctctgagcggtcagcacgaaacctgatgtggggcttgaacccatggactgtgagatcatgacctgagccaaagacagacgcttaactgactgagccacccaggcgcccctctccatcatttttaattatttatttgtttattttgagagagagagagagcgagcaacagagagagaatcccaagcagaatctgcactgtcagtgcagggctttaacccatgaaccatgagattctgagctaagttgatatcaagagtcagatgcttaacagactgagccactcaggtgctcctctctATCATTTGTTATCATTTCACATATTTGAATTCAGAATATTCCAGCTTATATGGATTAAGTTCATCACAGGTGGATGTTTTGAAGTTCCATTACCAGCAAACCCCACACAGGTTTATTAGGATTGATATTAGGATtgagacagggaagggacagaagactGGTGGATGTAGGGTAGGGAATGATATCCTCTTCCCCCAGGGTAGGAAATGGGCTTGGGCACGTTGGGATGGGGAATCCATACAATACCAAAGAGCAAAAGAAGGGCCCAGGAGCCTGGGACAACAGATGGCTTGGAAGGACAGAGGGACTAGGTACCAGGGTATAGTACTTTGGGAAAGGGGAGTTTCTGTCCAGGGCTACCCATCCCCTCCACTCATAGACTTTTCCATGACAAGAACACTGATCACAGGGTCCTACTAGAAAAAATTGACTTTCTAAGCATACTTCCATTAAGccttgttgttttttattttgtttaaacatGCCAGTTAGGAAGGTTTTGGGATTTGTTAATCAGAAAGGATCCCTGACACCCCAAGTTGTGATGACACTGTTCCGAATGACCAGAGTAACCATGCTGCAGCCTGGATGAGGCCCAGGCAATAAGCTCCAGCTCCAGAAGTGTGCTGGGGAAAGGGGACTGGCCAGAGTGTGGGGACATGAGTCCACTCCAGCTTTCCTGGGTCCTACCTGTTGATTCTTAGTCATCTCATCCCAGTGAAGTCTTGGAGAAGTGTGACCTGATTCTTTAACTTATTCTGGTTTCAGGATTCTGAGCTCAGTTCCATTTCCCattactctgtttttctttctttctttctaagtgcATGGGTCCAAATCCCCCTTAACCATGAATATTTACAATATCATCTTGCACGACCATAGTATAtacaggaatgtgtgtgtgtgtgtgtagatatgtAATATGTGATTagaataaatgttcttttaaatgtatCCATCATAACTGAGGATATTAGCTTGCCCTGGATACATGGATAGTAATCTTCTCCATCACCATTATTGTATAGGGCTGGGACTACAGACTTAAAATTGAATgaagcctggggcacctgagtggctcagtcagttaagcttcagactcttgatttcagatgtAGTTCATGAGATAGGGACCCGCTTTgggctttgctgacagcatggaacctgcttgggattatctctcttcctctctttctaccctcccacccccttctcaaaataactaaCTAGGTGACTAACTAAAACTGAATGACACCACTACTTCTTCTTAGtacttcaagtatttttttaaagggtataCCAGAACTTTGTAAGAGAGAAATCCATGAATACTCTCTGCAACTGAAACTGATGGAGAACATAtgaatggaatttatttttataatgaaagtaaaaagaaCCTTACAATTCATAAAAGAAGGATTGCACATTTCCCCAAGTTGTGAACTCCAGATACATTGTGGATAGTCCTTTTATTTGCCCAGGTCATACTGCGTACAGAAGGGGAGTTGTTAGGTGCTTGCTATCTACATTTTTAGGTAGTTCTTAGAATGTGAGCTGGAAATGTGGTGTGggtattcattgaaaaaaatgtatgtactaTTCAATCATGCTGGTTCACTTCACCATGTATTTCCTCAGAGGAGCTTGACACTGCACACTCTACTGAATTACTTGTCATGTAGTTAATGATTTTCATGCTTAGAAAGTATGATGATGAAAGAATTCAAACAGGACTTCCTTTGTTCCTGCATGGAGTTGATAATATTCTGTATATTATGATTTAGTGGCATAGAAATGCACTACTCCCATAAACTGTACCTTCCTGacgttcttttaaaataatacattgatCTTTTCACTTCTTGTGTAAATGATGCTAGATCTTTCTTGAGACAGATTTTagtgtaaaaaaagaaacagaacatgattACATGTGTAGCtgaataatttgtaaatattgaccATTTTTCTAAAAGcctctttttaagaaatatgaaagatGATCCTTCTAGATATGTGATATTCAGGATTATCTTAAAGTGCATGTGGTgctggtattttattttctttgagtgaCAGGGGCCAATTTGAGgatcccctcccctttctctctaaaaagcCTATCTGAAATATAGATTGTTTTCTGCCTTCCTGTCTTGTGTTGGCCTCAGAAGTGAACTGTTTCTGTTCCTGTTTCTTGTGCTGCTCATAATgcatttctttcttgtctttctccatGTCCAGCTTGAGACCACCTAAGTCAGGCACAGCTCACTGGCTTCCCTTCATTTTACCTTCTGCGCCTCATAACCTAATGCTTCCAAGAGCTTGGCCATCCTCTGTGTCTCAGTGTCGATGGCTAAGAGTAAAACCTGATTCCCCTTTCACATTCTCCATAGTGTCTCTTTCTCATACTCTGCTCCTCATTCACTTTCTCTTATGCTGAAGTTtctgctcttatttatttttctcttttcgtGAATTTTGCATCTGGGCAGCCAGGCTATTGTAAAATAGTGAGTCTGCAGGTGAGTACACCGTCATGTGGTAGGTGTCTATGTGAATGatcatgtaatttaattttaaatttctacccAAGATTTGGTTGCATTTGGATGAAGTATATCACAGTGGCATACAATCTACTGATAGTGTAGGAAAGCCCAGAATTAGaggaaattttaagttttcttgatCATGAGGCTCAAATGCCTAAAATCTAGGAAGAATATCCTTGACTGACAGACACCCCTGTTGCCGTCAGATCTCTGTGCGGAAGGTCAGGGTGCTCCCTGCCATCTTCTTCTGGTAGTCCTTGTCAAATTCTTCATTCTGGGCCACAGTGAAATAGCTCTTCCAGtcaccaggcatccctaaaacAGGGCAAAGTCTCAGTGATTGCCACACAAGAGTATAGGGTGGAGTGAGCACACACCCTTGGAGCCAGCacaagaatgggaaaaaaagaagtttgccTCTGAAAAATTATGTAGTGTCACTGACAAGAATGCATACTGGGGTAGGAAACATTACTGGAAAATCTAAGCAGATCATGGGGACCACAGAATCCAATTTGGCATTTGAGAATATAAGTCTTACATACCTTTCCTCATAAAAGGGGAGATAGAGTGGTCAAGGAGGTTGGTAGGCAAAGTGGTGTAGTTGGCCATTGGGTTGTGCTTCATTACATTGAAGGAGGTATGATAGATGATTTTATTCAGAACTTCTTCTGGTATTTCTTTCTCCAGGAACTTCAAAATCTTCTGAATTTCCCGCTTTGGGTCCTGTGTGTAGAATAGTTATAGAAAGCAAATAATTTTGAGTTTTCCATTAGGGATGACATTCTGAGTGGACAAACAGTGTTTGGGGAGGAATGAGTTAAGATATTAGttcaaatatattcaataaacatCCTTCAGGTGACCACTATGTGCAAGCGTGCTGCCAAGACACAAAGATGAGAGCTGTTCCTGCCCTCAGGAGGCTTTCCCTGCAATAGGGTGATGAATGTAGCATAACTAACCGTAAGACCTGGCCCAGAAAACatgttgtacacacacacacacacacacacacacacacacacacacacacacagagagagagagagagagagagagagagagagagagagagagagatgagatttGTTTAAAGCGGCAATTATGTTTCCTAATAGAGATCAGGAGAGGTTGTATAAAGCAGAAAAAATGTTTCAGGTGAGGCACAGTGTGAGTAACTCTAGTATTTGAGCTATAAAGATGGCAAAAAAGCCTGTGAGTTTAATAGAAGGTCAGTAAGGGGATAGATACAAAGGGATCTCAAGTTGACACAGAAATGTGAATTCTTATACACTGCTTCTTTCATCAAAGAGTTGCAGATAAGGAGCTATAGCTTTTGATTAGATTTCTCAGCACTGGCACAAgaagtattttgtatttctaggaCACTAACTCTGGGGTCCTGAGAgtgattttgtctttcttttcataCACAGGGACTTGAAATGGAGAAATGTCCAAATATGTGAGACCAATCCTGCCaatgtttatatgtattaaatatcaGTTTGTGATGTAGGCTTGGGGTGTGGAAGAGGGAGAATGAAACTCTTCCTGAACATTCACTGAACACAACTAGGTACTTTACATATGTGATTATAATTCCTTATAATCATTTCATGAGATACAAAATGAGATGATACCCATTTTGTAGGTGAAGACATGGTTTATATGTGTCAGGCTTAATTCAACTATAAAAGCATGTGATACTTCCTGAGGAGGAAGGATCTTCTGGAAATTGTGAACTGAAGCAAAGAAAATTGAGAAGAGCAGAAAAGTCGTTAGAACTTTCAAGGGTAAAACTGAGTCAAGAACAGTGTCATGGAGAGAAAGGACTCTCACTGAAGGCTGTCCTGTGTCCAAGCCCACACACAAAATCCCGAGTGTGGTTTGGTGCCCTGGAGAAGATGGTGGTCTGATTCGGACTTCACTTCACCTCCTTAATGTCCTCATAGAAGATGTAGAGAATACGGTGCTGGTCTTTCGCATTCCACCATCCCTTCACATGATCATACCAGGAGCCCCATAGCActggagagaacaagagagacgTGGGGGGCATCAATATCAACTTGAAACTTATAAAATGAGCATGGATGTCtcaaataaaagggaaagagacaaagaagataaAGACCCTGGTCAGAATTCTTATTTGCAGAAGACAGgagctttttaatatttagaaagatGATAAAAAGTATTCTGGATTCCTTGGTTTTATATTTCCGCCCTGGACCTTACTAGCACATTAGATATTGTGTAGTTGCCAGGGATCAtaatctttctttcccttgcaTTACTACATGGTGCCTAGATTAATGCTACACAATAAACACTGTCTCCTAGTAGGCTGATCTTGATTCTGAAAAATCTATTATTACCAGATATTTGGGCACCTTTACTCTCTGTAATGGTGGATTAGAGGAAGAGACGTGCACTGGATGCCTTCTGTTGGCCCTGCCAAATTCACTCTGCACCCTCCTCCACCCTGTGATGTTGACCTCCAGGGACTGTGTTGATGCCTCCTTTGTGCTCAGACTTCCACCTGGGGTTTGCCAGAAAAAGGTGCTCAGAAGCTTTTGGAAGCAAGAGGAGAGTAAGGAAGGTATGTTTATTTCTCTGATGGTCTTCCTGTTGGTTCATTGTGATACTGTTTCCCCTACTGAATGCTTTGGCTCCTGTTAAGGGGCCCTGTCCTTTTTCCAAGGGGCAATGGCTCCCTGCTGGTACTCACCCAAGAACACTGTATTTTcacccatttatttctttaaactctGCCCTtagctttctaaaatttttttaatgttttttatttatttttgagagacagagagagacagcacgagcagggaagtgtcagcgaaagagggagatacagaatccaaagcaggctccaggctctgagctgtcagcacagtgcccgacatggggctcaaacccacgaaccatgagatcatgacctgagctgaagccagacgcttaaccaactgagccacccaggcacccatgccCATAGTTTTCTAAATAGTCTCTTAGCTAAATTCTCCCTCAAATGATCCAGTTTGAATGTGCCATCACATCCTCCATGACCTTGATTACTACAATCATTCAATGAAAACCTATCCTTTCTGAATTCAGTAGTGAACAAGGAAACATGAATGAATAAGAACATATGCACTCACAATTTCCTTTCACTTACCTTTTCCAGCTTTGAATGCCTCAACAAACTCTTCCCATGTACCAGGGTTAGGTAGTAGTGCAGCCATTCTTGAGAAATGGTAGTAGGACACCACAGTGTCCTTTGCATTTCTAGCTACATAGATAATCTGAAACCAGCCAGCAAGGGggttgagacagacagaaaacaaaacaaagagatatTATTGCTCAATGTAGAGGACATTTTTATTAGAAGAATCTTGGACTATTCCATTTGAGTATCTGAacctgtgtgtatttgtgtgatcAGGATGATCACATCTTCTGGTTTGAACAGAGtttcaatgtatatttttcatcttaGATAAAGATTATGAGCATCCCTTTTATCTTAAAAGTATTCTGGTTTGCATGATAAATACTATGGTCATCCTAACTATGGTATTCCTGGAGGCTAAAGAGGCCAGTGTGGTTTTTTCCAGTGTGTAAGGTAGGTCCTTACACTTGGTGTGTAAGTGAGAACTCTAGGTGATTGTATGGGGGTAGCTAATGCAGCCAGCCATTTGGTCTCATCTGCATATAATAAACTGCAGCTTTATAGATTAGTGACATCACTCCTACTTTTCACTTGTGGTAAGATTGCAGGACCTTTGAGGGCAGTGTTGTCTCCCTTTGGAGCTGCTTgtaatgatttcttttcattgcaAAAGCAGGGTTGTGGTCTGGCTGGGGAGAGGTGACCTCTTTACTTCATGTCCTGTGGTTCCCTATTTCCCACTACTGCCCAGACTCCCATGCTCATCTGTGCTGCTGTGTACATTCTCAGCAGAGCTGGGGTGGAAGAGCATATTAATGGTGTCACAAGAATTTTCTTGTGTCTCACTTACTGAACAGAATTTCTGTGTCCAACACAACCATCCACCCAGTGGTATTTCTCTCTCAGCCAATCTCCCCAGGCTCTTGCCTTCCcagctgcctttcccccactgctGTCTTAGAGGATCACAGACCCAGcatatttctctgcctcttttcctaCTGC is a window from the Suricata suricatta isolate VVHF042 chromosome 4, meerkat_22Aug2017_6uvM2_HiC, whole genome shotgun sequence genome containing:
- the LOC115288947 gene encoding sulfotransferase 1C1-like, which codes for MSLEEMKDLQLVGKYIQPETKEVNGVLLTKFISDNWENIWNFQARPDDLLIASYAKAGTTWTQEIVDMIQNDGDVEKCRRANTFDRQPFIEWALPPPLNSGLDLAKKMPSPRTMKTHLPVQLLPPSFWKENSKIIYVARNAKDTVVSYYHFSRMAALLPNPGTWEEFVEAFKAGKVLWGSWYDHVKGWWNAKDQHRILYIFYEDIKEDPKREIQKILKFLEKEIPEEVLNKIIYHTSFNVMKHNPMANYTTLPTNLLDHSISPFMRKGMPGDWKSYFTVAQNEEFDKDYQKKMAGSTLTFRTEI